A genomic segment from Nitrospirota bacterium encodes:
- a CDS encoding N-acetylmuramoyl-L-alanine amidase: MRKLLAIFLFVILPVSLLAEEPAQVKVRVNIHDEFLRIVFEGPEAFVFKGIVNQKGQDIIVNFQGAFEITDVKAPFTLKVIKNSVVFSAGSFKEMKTSFLKSPGRLVIDLYQETKTEVKKEEAKEEIKKEEPRKDVKTLAAKILEEEAKKGEAKKEETKPLKIRTIIIDPGHGGYEYGVAGKDYREKDVVLDISKRLRALLGKGSAQGILTRGSDQFMSLRERANLANLKKGQVFISLHIGRRKNIMLYTPVITKPTPKEIKSFLLSKGQEGFIDKSNALADAMAKAIEEGLGPGIAIRIPLPYSVLSKVEAAALMIELPSFDETDYNEDFKTKLVNIIYKGFYLYAESGTR; this comes from the coding sequence ATGAGAAAACTGCTCGCTATATTTTTATTTGTCATATTACCTGTATCCCTCCTGGCCGAAGAACCCGCCCAGGTAAAAGTCAGGGTAAACATCCACGATGAATTTTTGAGGATTGTGTTTGAAGGGCCTGAGGCATTTGTATTTAAAGGAATAGTAAACCAGAAGGGCCAGGATATTATTGTCAACTTTCAGGGGGCTTTTGAAATAACAGATGTGAAGGCTCCATTTACACTTAAGGTAATTAAAAACTCTGTGGTTTTTTCTGCTGGAAGTTTCAAGGAAATGAAGACGTCTTTTCTTAAGTCACCCGGCCGCCTTGTCATAGATTTATATCAGGAGACAAAGACAGAGGTTAAAAAAGAAGAGGCAAAGGAGGAAATAAAAAAAGAGGAACCAAGAAAAGATGTTAAAACACTTGCGGCTAAGATACTGGAAGAAGAAGCAAAGAAGGGAGAAGCAAAGAAAGAAGAAACAAAACCCCTTAAAATCAGAACAATTATTATAGACCCGGGTCATGGCGGATACGAGTATGGTGTAGCAGGAAAGGATTACAGGGAAAAGGATGTAGTCCTTGATATCTCAAAAAGGCTCAGGGCACTTTTAGGCAAAGGCTCTGCCCAGGGTATTCTCACAAGGGGCAGCGATCAGTTTATGTCCCTCAGGGAAAGGGCTAACCTTGCAAACCTTAAAAAGGGCCAGGTTTTTATAAGCCTGCATATTGGCAGGCGTAAAAACATAATGCTTTATACCCCTGTAATTACAAAACCAACTCCCAAGGAAATAAAATCATTTTTATTGAGCAAGGGACAGGAGGGCTTTATAGATAAAAGCAATGCCCTTGCAGATGCAATGGCAAAAGCAATAGAGGAGGGCCTTGGCCCTGGCATAGCAATAAGAATACCGCTGCCTTACAGCGTTCTTTCAAAAGTCGAGGCAGCAGCCCTGATGATTGAACTGCCCTCTTTTGATGAAACAGATTACAATGAGGATTTTAAAACAAAACTGGTAAATATTATTTATAAGGGGTTTTATCTATATGCGGAGAGTGGAACGAGGTAA